ACAGATTCTTAACCTATTGATATCCTTACAGAAGctctcctgaattttttttttaatttttttttttcaacatttatttatttttggaacagagagagacagagcatgaacgggggaggggcagagagagagggagacacagaattggaaacaggctccaggctctgagccatcagcccagagcctgatgctgggctcgaactcacgggccgcgagatcgtgacctggctgaagtcggacgcttaaccgactgcgccacccaggcgccccaactcctgaatttttttaagcCAACGTCAAAGGAGTTACTCTAACTTGCCAGATGTGACGGACCTCTGACTCTATCTTCAAGGCATTTCACTGAGGTGTTCTGACTTTAGATACCTAATTGAAAATcagacctggggcgcctgagtggctcagttaagtgtccaacttcggctcagatcatgatctcacagtttgtgagttcaagccccgcgctgtgctgacagcctggagcctgcttcagatcctgtgtctccctctctctctctgtccctcccccactcacactctctctcgctctcaaaaataaacattaagaaaaaaagaaaaggaaaatcagacTCATCATCTAAAGGTAATTCTTCCAAATTCTCTGTCAACTAGTTCCCAACTGCTAGGCTTAAAAATCTATCACCCCAAGTTTCCTCTTGAAATCCATCCTCAAAACCACCTCAAGGTCCTTAGGCAACTGATTTGCTTTCTATCAAGATTCTGGTTGTATTTAAATGGAAGCATACAGCAGGTACTCTTACCTTGTTTCTTTCACTCGACGTCATGGAGATCTGTCCATGTTGTTTATGCCTACTGTGACTTTTTGAGACAAAGCATGattgcatgagttggggaggggcagagagaggagaatcccaagcaggctccacactgtcagcgtgaagccctacgtggggttcaaacccacaaactgagatcatgacctgcactgaaaatcaagagtcggatgcttgagtgaaccacccaggcacccctctagccTTTAATTCCATCTTTGGGCTAGTGGCCCATCCCTAAAACAGAGCTGCACTAACACAGTAGCCATCGACCTCATgcagccatttaaaaacaaatgcagttCCTCACTCCCACTAGCCCCATCTCAAGTCCTCAACAGCCACATATGGCTAACTGGTCATCACACTGGACAGCAAAGATATTTCTAACATCTCAGAAAGTTTCCTGGACAGTGTTGCTGTAGAttaataatcacttttttttttttttttttagtttatcgctctcaaaaatagagtgcaaacagggaaggggcagagagagagggaggcatagaatctgaagcagactccaggctctgagttgacagcacagagccagatgcggggctcaaactcagaaactgggagatcataacctgagccaaagtcggatggatgctgaaccaactgagccacccaggagccccaataatcACTTCCATTCTTAAAAGCATTTAGTTCAGACACTGTAGTAAAGGTTTTAATCCTCAAATAACACTGAGGCAGACTTCATCTCAACATAAGAGAGAAGAACATtaggtgagcctgggtggctgtcggttgagcatccaactttggctgaggtggTGATGTccgtctgtgagatcgagccccgcatcaggccctgtgcggacggctcagagcctggaacctgcttcagattctgtgtctccctctctctctctgcccctctcctgctcatgctctgtttctctctctcaaaaataaacattaaaaattcaaaaaagtaaTCAAGTTTTATATGGATAAATAACTTGCCGCAAATAGTCCTTTAAGGCTTGACCGTGCTCTTTATTGCCAGTCTACACGAAGGTATGTGTATGCTTCTCACAGAACACATTCTATCCCAGTGCTATATACTTTATAAACAatttcctttgtccttttcttcattCAAAACACCTATGGGAAATTTCTAACTTAATCTCTTACTCTCTTATTCCTCAATATATACTCCATACTATCCCATATGTGAAATGTGTGAAGAGAAAGTTTCAGAACTTTTACCTTTTGTCCCCCTGCATCTCTTAAGTGCAATTTCACCTGCCTTCCAACCCCCAAAAGATGGTCACGATCATCACCATTTTAAGCTTCTGAGAAGAGTCTGATTATACCAGGCAGTTGAGCCTTTACCTGGCTGATCTGATCAGCCTGATTTACCTGGCTGATCTGATGTGGGGAGCTTTTGATACTGAAGTCTCCTACTCAATGATCTAAAGTACCCAGTAAGAATATCTGGAAACCAATAGTCCCTACAATGAGCTTGAGGTACAACCAAGTTTGGGAGTAAAAACTTCAACTATCTCAGTATTAAGAGGGacaaattcattttctccttgtttccCTTAAGATAGCAgaggaacagaaaacataaaaaccacagaaatggacacattttCTATACAGACGGCTTATACTTCATTCTTCCAAGGTACACACGACACTCAACACGAGACTGAAGTTTATTTATCATATACACAAGTGGTGTCTGACATCTGAGAAAATGCTATTTACATAAAACATCGtagattaaaaatacatagtatttgtattttaatacaaCAGGGTCCCAGGATTCAAACAAGGAACTTTGATTCCAACTTTGCATTATACGTTTGTCAGTTCTGCTACAAAGAACTATAGTGGAGGCAAACTTTGGCAGTATATTTCTCGAGAGTCAAATATTAGAGAATTTCACACATGTGGTTTTGCATCTGTAGAGGAAGATACAACTTCTTCAGCACATGTACCGATTTCTGAATCTTCCACTTCAGAGTCCTCACCAGTTTCCTCTTCAGAATCAAATTCCTGACTATTTGGTGATTCGAAGTTATCCAGAGGTCCATCATGCAGTCTCTTTTAAAAGGATAAACGAACAATTTATTGTAAATACTTAAAAGCCCAAGTCCACTAGCAGTATGCTGATATAATTTACCCTCAATGTTCTAATGAGGTCCTTTTCATAATGCTTCCCCATTAAAGTCACCTACAATCAATCAAATGTTATATCAAAACCTCTACTATACTAAACCatatttcagtaaagttgcagcacttaacatttgctcattttttttcaagtttattttttttgagagagagagagagagagagagcaagtagaggcagagagacagggagagagaatcccaagcaggctccacactgtcagcacagagcccaacaaggggttcaaattcacaaaccagaagatcatgacctgagctaaaatcaagtcagatgtttgaGCCACTCCAGGTGCCCCGAattggcccttttttttttttttttttttttttttttttaagcactggcATGCTTTCACAGTGTAACTCCAATCACTTCTCAAGCTACTTATGGTGAAGGAccaggtttttaaatttccagtctGCTGTGAACCAATGGCAGTTAAGAAAGGCTGTTACAAAAAAAGACTGAGCTATTTCAGTACTTCCAAGTGAAAACTCAAAACATTAATTCTGTCATGGCTTTAAAATGTAAGCAATTCGGTACAAGAAaagcttttatttcaaaaactttcTTCCTACCAGCAAGATGATTTTTTGCAAACACAAGTAACTTtgagacctatttttttttaatgtttatttttgagagagagagagagagagagagagagctagagcaagcaagggagcacgaccgagcatgagcaggggaggggcagagagagggagacacagactcagaagcaggctcccggctctgagctgtcagcccacaagccgtgagatcgtgacctgagccaaagtcgaatgcttaaccgactgagccacccaggctccccaagacctTTTTTTTAGCTCAAGACTGCAAAATAACAATTATCaacctaagtctttttttttttttttttttttttttttttttttttttttaagtaacctctacacccaatgtagggcttgaactcatgaccccaagatcaagagtcatgtatGCTCTACcgacagccagccaggtgccccacaggctAATTCTTATAAACACATTAGTTTCTTCCAAATTGAAAAGTCAGATACGACCACCAAACTCATTTAGTGCACCAATTAACAGTTTTATATATGACTGTAATGTCACACTGGcattaaagttaaattaaaaccAGTTTAAAACTTTGaactgtaaaatagaaaaattttccataaatttttCACATGTAAATAAGTCTCTTTATATTTCTACAAGAAAATAGCTGTTCTGTTGCTTCATGAGAATTATCTGCAATCACCGGGCTCTTATTACGGGCAAGGACTTCTCTGAACTTTCATCATTGTTAACTCATTATTTTCATATCAAGCATATAGCACCCACTattgtcccattttacaaatgaggaaaatgaaggcCTGACAAGATAAATAACTTACCTGATTTAACAAACTTTATTGTGCGAGGCAGGGAGCTAAGACTCACATCCAGGAAATCGGGTTCCAGAGCCCAATCCCTTACTGATTACACTACTGCGTCCCACTGTAACAGATGATTCTGCATCAGGAGAACATTGAAATACCTACCTCTATTACCTCTGCCATATACTGTACGTGTTCTGCTACTTCCGccaattctttattttcctttttcaggcGGGCAATTTCATTGTCCTTCTCTTCAATCTCTTTATGAAGCTATACGATATAAGTAGAGTTCAGTATTCCATACACCTGCCATGCTACAAACCCACACCATACGCCTCCAAGTATATATCCGATAGACACACGCAGCATGAAGGCTgctaacaccaccaccaccaccttcagCTCTCGGTACAGGAAGCTGCTTTTGCATCACAATTCTGACGCATAAATCCTTTCTAATTAAACCTTTCTTAGGCCAACGTCAAAGCTAATTTATATCGCTCTAACCAAACATGTGAAGCAATAGAAGGAAAATCCTCCCGGAATGTTAAAAACTGCCACAAATTCTATTTGGTACatactttctcattttccttaaGTGCTTCATAGAGAGCCTTCCTCCGTTTCTCTGCCACTTCTTTCCAATATTGAGAGGATgggttttctaaaataaatgaatgttttacaTACAGACCTTGAAGACAAGGTTACATGCTGCTACAAAAAAACACTACTTTTTTCTACTGAACAAATCCTTCCACAAGATTTACAAAGCATCGCTCGGTTCCCTTTGATCTCCACTGCCATTCAACAATGAGTAGATCCAACCGGCTCCCTCTCTTCGCCGTGTTTCCGCTGGCTCCCCTCATTTTCTGACATACTCAAATCCCTTTCTTCAAATCCATTCTCTACAcacttttcttctgaaaagacGATTTCCAAGTTTTATAACCCTTAATTAATCACTACCATCCACAGCTGGATCTTACCAAACAGTAAGGCCGGCCCAAACTTACAGTGTATGCGTATTTACAAccataagaaattttatttttttttatttttatttttttaattttttttttcaacgtttatttatttttgggacagagagagacagagcatgaatgggcgaggggcagacagagagggagacacagaatcggaaacagggtccaggctcccagccatcagcccagagcacgacgtggggctcgaactcacggaccgcgagatcgtgacccggctgaagtcggatgcttcaccgactgcgccacccaggcgccccaagaaattttaaattaccaaaatatttgagtaaaatATCTAATTGTGTCTCCAGGTTAAGAGATTGTGTACAGAATTCATAACTGTACAAATATTTACCtttattaagaaatttaagaTAAAAGTTATACATATTTTCATACCTGCAATCATAAGATCAAATGCTTCCTGAGTAACTCcactaaaatctttattttcactatGTTCTGGGACAATGACAACTCCAGCGCTGGAATTCTTAGATGTTAACTGGTCGTTCCAATGTTTCCTTTTGGACAAGTCTTTAACCAACtataatgaaaatacatacatcaatctcatttattttgatttaatgaATGAAAGTTGGGCGGTTTTGTCAGTATGTATTAAAAATAGAGTGCTCGTCTGTCTTCTTTATATCtttggatcttttaaaaaatcacacattttaaaactctACAAAAATGTATAGTTATTTTAGAAACCTTATTTGCAGCAACTAGATTAGGCTTGGGTCTAAGGCTTAGCTGAAATCATGTTTAGTGTTTAAATAACGAAGTGCCACAGAAAGGTTATTTTCAACCTTGCAAAAGCCTAGAAGCCCTCATCAGTGATTCTATCCTGATAGATAAAATCTAACATTTTATTCCCAAAACATCAAACATTACTCCTGTTGGCTACTCAGAACTTACTACACCATCCCAGTCCTACTAATTATTCATACCAATTCTGAACTTCCTAAACTCAACCATCACTACACAAACCACTGCTGTGAGAAACATGCAATTGTTACTCTGGTTTCAATGATTTAGACATCTCTGTAAAGGCAGGCTCATCAGAACCCCATTCCAGCCCAGTAACACAtacctcattttctcttccaaCGAGAGCTCCAGCTGCAGAAGGCTGAATCATCTTCAGAGTCCTTCTTGGGACAGGACTATTCTAGAAGTCAACATAATTTATTATCTGGTTACTGAGTTGCTATATGGGTTGTTGCTCTTTTATTCCTGCTatgatttaggaaaaaagaaacactaagaaCACTAGTATTTGTTCTgctatataattttattgtttttttctttctaatgcttatttatttttgagagaaagacagagtgtgagcagggggaggggcagaggcccagaacccaaagcaggctccaggctctgagctgtcagcacagagcccgacgcggggctcgaactcaccagcagtgagatcatgacctgagctgaagtgaagtcagacgcttaaccgactgagtcacccaggcacccctgttcttctatataatttttataatgttgcaTACGAGCAACACATTGGTTTATTCAACTAGCAAACGTGTTATCTCcctaaaattataataaagtttgaaaaaatcCTAAGAATGGCTCATATTACCCAAACACGAGTTTGCTACACGAGGAGCAGTCCTCCTTCCATTTCAATATATGCTGTTATTACAGTCATTTTGTCAACTAATCACATCTAGTTAGaacaaaaatgtaacaaaatttcTAAGCTCTAATACTTCAAACCATGCGTGATGAATTCCAGTACAACAGGAGTACTTGTATTCCCTCTTAAAAAGATCTGCCACACAGACGTCTTAGCATTTATGGTAGAAACCCACAGAAGAGGGAAATTGAGGAAAAAGATTAATTATTTACACCGCAAAATACTTATTTCCCTAAACAAAAGGATTCATCTCAGACTTCTGTTAAATAGTGAACATTTCCTAACACACTTGTATGTATTTAccaaaggaatttaattttttttaaaatgttcatttttttgaaagagtgggggggggaggggcagagagcgagggagacacaggatgggGAGCGGGCTGAAACTGAAACTCccgcaccatgagatcacgacctgagccaaagtcagaggctcaaccgactgagccacccacacatccCAGGAATATAATTTTCAAGAATGTACTTTACACAAAACCAAATATACCCATAAAAGGACCTGACTGCAGAAGCAGTTTTGCTTCAAGCCTGCTCATCCGGAGACGGCCAAAATGGCAGTGCTGGAGGCGCCAGGGTACTGTAAAACGCCCATGCtccagttttgaaaaaaatatacccttccttaaaatatggaaatagaTTCCCATAGATTTCCTGACCTGAAAGCCCTGTTTTTGCAAAAAATCATTAGTTATACTGCCACCATGGGTCAGCAAACAAAGGTACACACTCGAACAAGGGCTGCAAGAACATGACACCAAAGCAGCGTGAGAAAGTTACCGATTCCATACTGCAGTTCACATGGCAAGAGCTCGCCTTTCCCACGGTAAACTTTCTACCGCTGATCATTATCTCACTGTTTAACCGAAGAACAAATGCCAACCACTCTGAGAACAAATATTACACCAACATTGCCGATGTCATTTTATAGATTAGTCACCAGCCCCCAGACAAATAGAAGAAAACCTAACTTGGGATCCTTAAGAATGGGAggtgttaatttatttaaatgcttgCTACTTATAATGGCCAAAGAAGCCAGATAAAtcactgtcagaaaaaaaatgagttttcaagATTAACTTTTATACATGTAAGCTTTAAGCATCCAGCCCCAAAGATGTAATATTGctattgtcattttctttatacaGATTATACACTGGAATAACAGATTCTTTAGAGCCAAAATGTTCTTCTACATTAATGGGccataatgtttttataaaacaatttaagaCTCTGTgaacccttctctctctctccctcaaaaagaaaaaaaaacacaaaagcactaCTCACAGGGAATTTTGCATACAATTGGTAAGAAAGCCATGAGCAACCATAATTCACTCTTacagatctatttttatttaaaaaaaatttttttaacattttattttttttaggagacagggacagagcgtgagcagaggaggaacagagacagggagacacagaatccaaagcaggctccaggctctgagctttcagcagagccagatgtggggctcaaacccatgaaccccaaactcatgaggtcatgaggggctcaaaccccaaactcatgaggtcatgacctaagccgaagtcggacgctcaaccactgagccaccctggtgccccttacAGATCTGGTTTTAGTCcaattttcttgttttacatAGATGTGAACAGAGGCTGCAATGCtaaataatttacccaaggggtgcctgagtggctcagtcggttaagcaaatgacttccgctcaggtcatgatctcatggttcatgagttcgagccccaagtcgagctctgtgctgacagctcagagcctggagaccatTTCAGattgcgtctccctctgtctgcccctccgccactttcactctgtctctcgcattgtctcaaaaataaacatcaaaaaagtaaataaataaataaaaataataattcacccaaggtcacagttttggaggctgaatCAGAACCAACCAGAACTCTAATCCTTTTATATCCGAGATAGTTTTACTCTAGCTAGTAAACATTAGATTCCTCTTTAAATAGAAGGATCTGCTGAAATCTGGGATTTGCCTCAAAATAATTAGGTGACTCAAGGAGTGAATGAGGATGTAGATGAAACAAGACTGGCAATATCCTGGTAACTGTTAATTGAGAGTATTATACTATTGACTCTGagtatttaaagatttttatacaAATTATCAATGCACggtattaagaaaaataatgtaaggaCACTAAGACAAAGTCAACCACCTATTAGCAAGCATCTGCTATCCCTTATGAAAAGCTTTTATTTACTCTATTTAATTTGAATCTGCAAACTGATAGATTTCCCGAAGATGTCTCATTCTCAGGAATCCTCAGCAGCTAAGTTGTGCAGCAGAACCTAGTGAAGTTGTAAATTCATTTCGAACCTTAAGAGCAAAGTCAGtcaaaattacaaattcaaaattaaactCTGTTCTTATTgttgtaagaataaatatttgggaTAAGATTTCCAGTGACACTATTATATGGGGATTCAAAAAGTGTAGCACAACAAGCAGGTTAGATGGTAAGGAGTATAATGCACTCTGAAAACACGTACGATATAATGCAAGATGTGTCTCTGTGCTCAAAGACACGAATTCCAAAGATACAaaggattttaataaaaatcatttcagaaaacGTAGGAGTGGAAAGAAAGCAACACAATCTTACGGAAAATCCTAAAGAAGCtactaaaaaactattaaatcTAATAAACAGTTTCAGCAAGGCTGCAGGACAcatcaaattcaaaatataaaaatcacctGTTTTCTATATGCTAGCAATGAGCACACAGAAAATTTAATGCAAGAAACAATTCTATCTACAATAgcattaataaaatacttaggcaaaaaattaaacaaaaggagCATAAAACTCAATactctgaaaattacaaaacagtattgaaagaaatttaaagataacctcaataaatggaaaaaacataGCACATTCACGGATCATAAAACTTACTTTCCAccataattaattttttcaaggttCTCTGTTGTTACCTGTCCTCTGGCTAAAAGTTCGACACTTCAAAGTTTATAGAGATTAGAGCCaggttaaattttgttaaattatgtcaaactaggagtgcctgggtggtgccTGT
The sequence above is a segment of the Prionailurus bengalensis isolate Pbe53 chromosome B2, Fcat_Pben_1.1_paternal_pri, whole genome shotgun sequence genome. Coding sequences within it:
- the GMNN gene encoding geminin, encoding MNPNMKQKHEEIKENIKNSPVPRRTLKMIQPSAAGALVGRENELVKDLSKRKHWNDQLTSKNSSAGVVIVPEHSENKDFSGVTQEAFDLMIAENPSSQYWKEVAEKRRKALYEALKENEKLHKEIEEKDNEIARLKKENKELAEVAEHVQYMAEVIERLHDGPLDNFESPNSQEFDSEEETGEDSEVEDSEIGTCAEEVVSSSTDAKPHV